One genomic region from Arthrobacter pigmenti encodes:
- a CDS encoding response regulator: MNDDAVRVRVLIVDDHPIVRAGLRALLSTDGRLLVVGEAGDGREAVSLSAECAPDVVLMDLRMPHLDGAGATAQLLAAAPAVKVLVLTTYDGDTDIMRAVESGAVGYLLKDTPGEAIIGAVLAAARGETVLAPPIAAKLVSRLRGPELPALSPREVEVLQAVAQGLSNPEIATKLFIAETTVKTHLLRTFAKLDVDDRTRAVVVAMERGLLPAADRRRHL, from the coding sequence ATGAACGACGACGCCGTACGGGTCCGCGTCCTCATCGTCGACGACCACCCCATCGTGCGGGCAGGCCTGCGCGCACTCCTGAGCACTGACGGGCGACTGCTGGTGGTGGGCGAAGCCGGGGACGGCAGGGAAGCGGTGTCCTTGAGCGCGGAGTGTGCCCCCGACGTCGTACTCATGGACCTGCGCATGCCGCATCTGGACGGCGCCGGCGCAACGGCCCAACTCCTTGCTGCCGCGCCCGCCGTCAAGGTCCTCGTGCTGACGACGTACGACGGCGACACGGACATTATGCGGGCAGTCGAGTCCGGCGCGGTGGGCTATCTCCTGAAGGACACACCGGGGGAAGCCATCATTGGTGCCGTCCTGGCGGCGGCCCGCGGTGAGACGGTGCTCGCTCCCCCGATTGCCGCGAAGCTGGTTTCCCGGCTGCGTGGGCCGGAACTGCCTGCCCTTTCGCCAAGGGAGGTGGAAGTTCTCCAAGCCGTGGCGCAGGGGCTCAGCAATCCGGAAATTGCGACGAAGCTTTTCATCGCGGAGACAACGGTCAAGACACACCTGCTTCGGACCTTCGCGAAGCTCGACGTCGATGACCGCACACGCGCCGTGGTGGTCGCCATGGAACGGGGCCTGCTTCCTGCCGCGGACCGGCGGAGACATCTTTGA